The following are from one region of the Paenalkalicoccus suaedae genome:
- the pheA gene encoding prephenate dehydratase codes for MEKIAYLGPRGSFTEAAALALLPHAERIACRSIPDTMDAVAEDKVEQAIVPMENAIEGTVNITLDYFIHHQRMNMVAEIDSPIHQHLLIHPTRAEEWQGVKKVYSHPHAIAQCHQFLREYLPDAEISYVNSTAAAAKHVEDHPEENAAAIANDIAAEAYHLQIAQNTINDYDNNRTRFLLLRKDDNSFNHPVISENTTYKTTMMVSLASDFAGALHQVLAAFAWRKINLVKIESRPTKTGLGNYFFLIDVAMKQDDILIPSVTEELRALGCGVHVLGSYPCFQWEELSRVVHQK; via the coding sequence GTGGAAAAGATAGCATATTTAGGGCCGAGGGGCTCATTTACAGAAGCAGCGGCATTAGCATTACTTCCTCATGCTGAGCGGATCGCATGCAGATCAATTCCGGACACGATGGACGCGGTAGCAGAGGATAAAGTAGAGCAGGCAATTGTTCCGATGGAGAATGCAATTGAGGGGACGGTTAATATTACGCTAGACTACTTCATTCATCATCAGCGAATGAATATGGTGGCAGAAATTGATTCGCCTATTCATCAGCATTTGTTGATCCATCCGACACGTGCCGAGGAATGGCAAGGCGTTAAAAAAGTGTATTCTCATCCGCATGCTATTGCGCAATGTCATCAGTTTTTACGAGAGTATTTACCAGATGCGGAGATTTCCTACGTAAACTCAACTGCGGCGGCGGCTAAGCACGTGGAGGATCACCCAGAGGAGAACGCGGCAGCAATTGCAAACGATATCGCAGCAGAGGCATACCATTTACAAATCGCTCAAAATACGATCAACGACTACGATAACAATCGTACGAGATTTCTTTTGTTACGAAAAGACGATAATTCGTTTAATCATCCTGTTATTTCAGAGAACACGACGTATAAAACAACGATGATGGTTAGTTTAGCGTCTGACTTTGCAGGAGCATTGCATCAAGTATTGGCTGCATTTGCTTGGAGAAAAATAAACCTTGTAAAAATTGAATCACGTCCCACTAAAACTGGACTTGGTAACTACTTCTTCCTCATTGATGTTGCAATGAAGCAGGATGATATTTTGATCCCTTCTGTCACAGAGGAATTGCGAGCACTAGGCTGTGGCGTCCATGTATTAGGTAGCTATCCATGCTTTCAGTGGGAAGAACTCTCTCGTGTCGTGCATCAAAAATAA